Proteins from one Nicotiana tabacum cultivar K326 chromosome 23, ASM71507v2, whole genome shotgun sequence genomic window:
- the LOC107814397 gene encoding uncharacterized protein LOC107814397 translates to MGGGQSSQDSKSLPFLECIMDCELLDPGYSGYIFTWYNGWSPSKRIWKRLDRILASHEWMSLFDSTNFNHLIRTGSDHSPLFLIAKTNQRDPIKYFKFLDLWAEEVDFKSVVEQAWNIKVQGSPMWRFHLKLKNTSRQLSEWSKNTVGNIFDRIKELKDTVGKLEDNIILDNSENMALLNQANAMLIRVYKKEESFWKQKSGVMMTLLGKLSHFFQNLFTKKGVISDMSILDCIPKIINDADNEMLTTIPTMEELREVVFAMSSQSAVIRFQKH, encoded by the exons ATGGGGGGGGGACAATCGTCACAGGATTCTAAAAGCTTGCCTTTCTTGGAGTGTATCATGGATTGTGAGCTATTGGATCCTGGGTATTCTGGCTACATCTTTACATGGTATAATGGTTGGAGTCCTAGCAAAAGGATATGGAAGAGATTAGACAGAATCCTTGCCAGTCATGAATGGATGAGCTTGTTTGATTCTACTAATTTCAACCATTTGATTAGAACAGGGTCTGATCATTCTCCTCTTTTCCTCATTGCCAAGACTAATCAGAGGGATCCAATTAAATATTTCAAATTTCTTGATTTATGGGCTGAAGAAGTTGATTTCAAAAGTGTGGTGGAACAAGCTTGGAATATAAAGGTCCAGGGATCTCCAATGTGGAGGTTCCACTTGAAGTTAAAGAATACTAGCAGACAGTTATCAGAGTGGTCCAAGAATACTGTTGGCAACATCTTTGACAGGATTAAGGAACTGAAAGACACGGTGGGTAAATTGGAAGATAACATCATTCTGGATAATTCTGAAAACATGGCTTTGCTAAACCAGGCTAATGCAATGCTAATCAGAGTTTACAAGAAGGAAGAGTCCTTTTGGAAGCAAAAATCAGGT GTGATGATGACATTGCTAGGGAAGCTGTCTcatttttttcagaatttattcaCGAAGAAAGGTGTTATTAGTGATATGTCTATCCTGGACTGTATCCCAAAGATCATCAATGATGCTGATAATGAGATGCTTACAACAATACCTACAATGGAGGAATTAAGGGAGGTGGTGTTTGCTATGAGCTCCCAGAGTGCA